The genomic window GCATCCACTGATAAACTTGAATCAGAAACCCGTGGCTTCAGATCCTAAACCAAAACCAGTCCGTTCTCTTTCCCCAGCTGTCTTACTGGAAAGAAAAGAAGGCTTGATTGGGCTTGTTGAACATAGCATGTGTATGGGAGCTTGATTTGGCTAGTTGAACGGCACTTTGCTTTGAAATGCTTTGTCTTGGCTGAAGAATGACTGGTGTCTCTTATGTCCTGATAGAAACGCCACACCAGACAGCCGAAAGGTTGTGAAATGGAATGCGGAGGACACCATGAACTGGCTACGGAGGGACCACTCGGCCAGTAAAGAGGactacatggtgtgtgtgtggtttagaagtgtggtgtactgtatgtatatgtggcaacaacaaaataatccatgGCTGTATAAATTTCACTTCAACGGAATGTACACTCACATGTTTGTTGAAAAAACGAATCCCAAAACAATTCCTCCACCTCAGGATCGTCTGGAGCACTTGCGGAAACAGTGCGGTCCCCACGTAGCAGCAGTGGCCAAAGACTCTGTGGAGGGGATCTGTACGAAGATCTACCACATCTCAGCAGAGTACGTGCGACGCATTCACCAGGCCCACCAGACGTTGCTGAAGGACTGCAACGTGTCGGGTGAGACGTGCTAAATCGCCTCGCACTCtgcaccatgctttaccaactgactCATACGGGACCACATTGATTACATTGGTGCACAACCATAGAAATGGATTGACTCTGAATGCCGATGTCCTTTCTGATCGTTCAGTATCTTTGCGCCCAACTAATTTAGCAACTTAAAAATCCCCAAAGTCTGTCGTTGATATTGTGGTTTTACTCTGAATTTAAGCCGTTCAATATCCATGATGGACTGGTTCTGTTGTGGTTTTTCTTACTTCCCAACTAACTGTTTTTTTTTAACTTCCTTTTGTTCTACTGTTATccttcattccctccctctcccagacccagAGGCAGCAGATGTGCAGGACAGGCTAGTGTACTGCTACCCCATCCGGCTGGCCTTGCCCTCGCCGGCTCAGCCACGCGTGGAGCTGCACTTTGAGAACGACATCGCCTGCCTGCGCTACAAGGGAGAGATGGTCAAGGTCAACCGCAGCCACTTCACCAAGCTGGTGAGGAATGTTGTAGCAGCGATAATGTGTATATTATTAAAAgtacaaatatacactgagtaccaaacattatgaacacctgctctttccatgacatagtctgaccaggtgaatccaggtgaaagctatgatccgttattgtcacctgttaaatccacttcaatcagtgtcaatgaaggggaggagacaggttaaagaaggatttttaagccttaaggcaattgagacatggattatgtatgccattcaaagggtgaatgggcaaggctaAAGATTTCACtgcctttgaacggtgtatgggtagtaggtaccaggcgcaccggtttgtgtcaagaactgcagcgctgctgggtttttcacgctaaaCAATTTCCTGTGtgaatcaagaatggttcaccaaccaatggacatccagtcaacttgacacaactgtgggagcattggagtcaacatgggccagcatccctgtggaacgctttcgacactttgtagagtccatgaatTGAGACTCTTCTGAGGGGATAAGGGGGCAACTCAAtatggtgttcttaatgttttgtacactcagtgtatgcagGTGCACTGAGGTGTCATTGGTTGGGCGTTGATACTAGCACAGTACCACTGAGTGTTTGTAATGCATGCAATCAGAAGTCCTACATGACCAGAGAGATGAATTGCTCTCTTGTTTGAGAAACTGCCAGGACGTAATCCTGAAAGGTGTGGTGGATATAATTGACTAGCATTGCCTTCTGGCACATGGTGTgacctctgctaaatgactctccTCTCTATCCACACCATGCTTTCTTTCAGGAGCTATTATACCGATACAGCTCCATCGACGATCCCAGGTTCGAGAAGTTCCTGTCACGAGTGTGGTGCCTTATCAAGAGATACCTGGTAAATTAGGGGTTAGACCCCTGCCGTTTTATCTCCCTTCacctctctcaccccttccttcacctctctcaccccttccttcacccctctcaccccttccttcacccctctcaccccttccttcaccccctctccaccccttccttcacccctctcaccccttccttcacccctctcaccccttccttcacctctctcaccccttccttcacccctctcaccccttccttcaaccctctcaccccttccttcacctctctcaccccttccttcacctctctcaccccttccttcacctctctcaccccttccttcacccctctcaccccttccttcaaccctctcaccccttccttcacccctctcaccccttccttcacccctctcaccccttccttcacctctctcaccccttccttcacccctctcaccccttcCTTCACCTGCCTTTTTGACTCACTGctctttctatatatttttttcaatctCTTCACTGCCAAAGTATGAAACCATCTGTTGGGAGGCGATGTTATAGTCCACTTTCCCTCCATTTCGTGATGACAACCACTGTCCGTTACTCTTTCTTGCCATCTCTTCTGTCTGGCTACGTCTTGACATTTGTTGTGCTTATGTGATCTTTTATTGTGCTGATGTCACCATTTGTCGTGCAGGTGATGTTTGGTTCCGGGGTGAATGAGGGGACGGGCTTACAGGGGGCTCTTCCCGTGCCCGTCTTTGAGGCCCTCAACAAGCAGTTCGGGGTGACCTTTGAGTGTTTCGCCTCGCCACTCAACTCCTACTTCAAGCAGTTCTGCTCTGCCTTCCCCGACACAGATGGCTTTTTCGGATCCAGGGGGTAGGTTTAGAGACAGAGAAAAATATTTGCTTCTCATCCCAAAAAATACATATATGTTCTCTATCCCAGTGTTTCTCAACCTCTGGTCCAGGGACTCTTGTCTATTTTACAATGCTAGTTTAAATGTGAGAAACACTGGTCTAACCTATCACAACTAAACCGAGACCCCCTCCAGACATGGTCCGTGTACTTTTAGTAATTTGTTCTTCTATGGTTATCTAGTTTGAGCCTGTTCAAAAATGTTCTTTGCCTCCCAGGCCCTTCCTGAACTTCATACCAGCCAGTGGCTCCTTTGAGGCCAACCCTCCCTTCAGTGAGGAGCTGATGGATGCCATGGTGACACACTTTGAGGTGCTCCTCTTTAGTCATTTACTCATTGCTCGTTAAAACGCATTTAAAGTGACGGTTCACCCCTCCAAAGTCTGTCCGATGTGTTTATACTTCAAAAGTGGTATGAGTCCATATACCACGTGCTGTGTAGATCCCATCGAATGTATTAGGAGAAAATCTGCAGTACAAAAATCCTACATGAACAGGGGAGACAATTGGCACCATTTAACTCCAGCTTAACTTTCAACTGAACTGTTCACTTTTGAATTCCTGGGAGAGTTTGTATTGAACAAATGTACTGTGTCCTGTAGAAACTGCTGGAGGAGTCCATCGAGCCGCTGTCCTTCATCATCTTCGTCCCGGAGTGGCGAGACCCGCTGACCCCGGCCCTCCACCGCATGGAGACCAGCGCCTTCCGCCGCTACCAGATGTCGGTGCCCGCCTTCGAGCACGAGTACCGCAGCGGCTCGCAGCACATCTGCAAGCAGTGAGTGTGTCCAACAGCACAGGGTCCATTGTTCTGACTAGGGTTGTCACATTACCGTTGTCGTGATACTCAGGGCAtggaagaaggaaaaaaaaaaaaaaaacatgatgcaGACTTAATATCTTGATGCTTGAAACGGTAATTTTTTTGTCACCCAGAGTcacattttgtttattttccaagctatagcgcACAATATTTGACATAAAGGACCAACAAGTGTAATGTGCTTCATGTTTTTGCCCAAGTGCTCATTGCTGTATTTTGGGAAATGACGCTCCCAGATGCACCCTAAAGAGGACACAAGCATAGCTGCATTTTGATTTGTATGAAGGGAGTTTAAATGgatctctctcgctatctctctcaggGGTGAGATGTACTACAAGGCCGTCCACGGCACGGTGGTCATCTTCCTGCAGAATGCCGCCGGCTTTGCCAAGTGGGAGCCCACGCCGGAGCGCATCCAGGAGCTGCTGGCAGCCTACCAGGTCTCCAGGCGAGCCTTGGGCTCCCCAGGTCCCTCCTCCGCTCCTACTACGACCTCCCCGGCCAGTGCAGGGGGGTCAGGCGACAAAGACTCTATTGCCGCCAAAACGGCACCCGAACGATCAGCCAGTTTGGACACATCACCCACTCGCCAGgacaacagcagtagtagtaatccTGTAGAAAAGACTACACCACCTTCCGAAACAGCCAGCGTTTAAAAGCAGGGGAGGGGACGTAGGTGAGGATAGGGAGCGTTTGGTGGTGGGGGTAGACCACAAATGGTGCTGAGTGTGGGGGGGATTTGGTCCTGGACTGCTAGAATGGACTACGAAGGAGGGCCTCCTCCCTTAAAATCAGTTTACTTTCTCAACTATTTAATATTAGTTCTACTAGGTTTTTATAATTCTGGTCGTTATTTACTGTAGTAACGCTTGTTGCTTTTTATCAATGTAGCTAGTGGTTGTGGTTTACTAGGATTCCTTTTTTCTATCATTGGTGCTGTCGTCGTCAGTAATTATTGGGTAATTCTAGTCATTGTTC from Salmo trutta chromosome 16, fSalTru1.1, whole genome shotgun sequence includes these protein-coding regions:
- the pcif1 gene encoding mRNA (2'-O-methyladenosine-N(6)-)-methyltransferase gives rise to the protein MTSENHATVKVDTSMVMSPTGSATQGSPVSPSTSKPMPELPDELVQAGWSKCWSKRENRPYWFNRFTNQSLWEMPVLGQHDVISDPLGLNAAPAEGTGDAGVGNGQRKRRLSEEAAQGGPNSFKRPKIEVGIPVAPTTPIVPISPITPGAKPWNSTTGTEDKPGQHSMPAPAPYRPSVIYWDLDIQTNAVIRERPPANHLPPHPEMELQRAQLTTKLRQHYHELCYQREGIEPPRESFNRWLLERKVLDKGPDPLLPSECDPIISPSMFREVMNDIPIRLSRIKYKEEARKLLFKYAEAAKKMIDSRNATPDSRKVVKWNAEDTMNWLRRDHSASKEDYMDRLEHLRKQCGPHVAAVAKDSVEGICTKIYHISAEYVRRIHQAHQTLLKDCNVSDPEAADVQDRLVYCYPIRLALPSPAQPRVELHFENDIACLRYKGEMVKVNRSHFTKLELLYRYSSIDDPRFEKFLSRVWCLIKRYLVMFGSGVNEGTGLQGALPVPVFEALNKQFGVTFECFASPLNSYFKQFCSAFPDTDGFFGSRGPFLNFIPASGSFEANPPFSEELMDAMVTHFEKLLEESIEPLSFIIFVPEWRDPLTPALHRMETSAFRRYQMSVPAFEHEYRSGSQHICKQGEMYYKAVHGTVVIFLQNAAGFAKWEPTPERIQELLAAYQVSRRALGSPGPSSAPTTTSPASAGGSGDKDSIAAKTAPERSASLDTSPTRQDNSSSSNPVEKTTPPSETASV